The Musa acuminata AAA Group cultivar baxijiao chromosome BXJ3-6, Cavendish_Baxijiao_AAA, whole genome shotgun sequence region ATTGATACAATGATAATTGCTCTTTTGCGATTCCAAAGATCCATGTTCGAATTTCGAAAACAACCTCTGAATAAATATAGATGTAAACATGCAATCCTTTTACACTCATTTCCAAGCAATAAAATACATGAAAATGATGGATACAGTGACAGATACACTTATGGTGTTCAATGAATCCACAAAAGCTCAGTTTTGTGATGCTCAAAACTCCACAAGAACCCGGATGGGTTGGACCTTTTGTAAGTTGTGAATTTAAGGATTTTACGTCACCTAGGACTTGTGTTCTTGCAACAAAACTCTCATGGGAGAATTTGGTCCTTCATGAGGAAAAGGATAGCACTGCTCGTCTCCTGTTTTCTTCAACACCACAAGAGAAACCTACCTTTTTAACAACTACTGTATCATATAAGCATCAAGAAGAAGGTTACATCAAGAATAGTTTAAGCTTCTTTTTCTTTAGAGTAATGTTTAGAAGACAAGATACAATCATCTAAACTGATTTGGACATGTTCTAGAGAAACCTACAGGTTTTATAGTTAGATAAAATGAGATAATTAATATCAGTAGTATGAAAAAGGTACAGAAAGACATAAAGGAACCTAATTAGAACTCAATGAtggaaaagaaaacaaataacTGATCTCAAATAGTTgttactgttgttgttgttgttgttgttattgtcttGTTTTATGCTTCTTTGATGACACTGAGGTTCTTCTGTGTACAAAATAACTATTTAGATGGTGCAAGAAGAAATGGAATATGCTCTTAAGTTCTTACATGCATGTAATGCTTGAAAAAATACATTACAAAGTACAATAATTGTTCCTAATAATCTAATAGATTAGTAGAAAGGTCAATGCTTAGTAGCTTATTATATCTTGAATGACAAAAGCATTGACTGCAATTGAACTCTCTCTTCGTTTGTCCAAATTGATTAAGTTAGATAATGTGTCCTATCCAAGCCAAGCATTTCAAAAGGCTTTGATcatctaaaattaaaaattataagagCCAGGACAATCAAAGATCTACCCAATAACACTTCATATGAGCTGGCATTATATCACAATTTTCCAAAGGTTACAGTTTCTAGACAAGGTTGAAATTTTTGACCAAAGATTTTCAAACTGATTTTTCATCAGGCTTTTCTTGATTGAtgcccctttttctttttctccatcaGTGGCCTCATTTTTCCTATATCCTAAAAATGTTCCTGATACAATAGACTAAAAGATATCCATCCTTTGTATTGAAGTAATCCATAGGGTGAATCATGTTTTTTAATACGATTATAATGCCTTTGATATCTTCATAACACTAATTATAGGGTTACAATGTTTCTGCTATCTCTCTTTGACCCCTTTGTATAACAGTAATTAATTATTTGACGCCATTTGGATATGAAAAATACCTTTAAGCAAACAAATACAATAATATTAGGGGGAAGAAAAGGCAAAATTAAAGacatttttcatattaaaatctTTAAAAGACTATATTCCTCAATTCATGCAAATCTCCCACAACAAGTACACGCATAAATCGCATTCACATGAGTTAATGGAACTGTTAGAACAAGATGAGGACGCCATACATGAAATAAAATAATCATTTCAAAGATAAATTTTGGCTCTTTTTAGGAGATAAGTTTTTGAAACAAAGACTGATTCATCCGCAGGATGCATGTGTAAGATCAAAAGTCGTAGTGCAAATCATGCTATGCCATCGACGACAGCTTTTAAGAGACATAGCGACTAGGAATCGAAACCAAACCACCACCAAAACACTCCGAGATAGGAACATTGGAGACATTGACGAGAAAGCTCAGCCCAAGACATCGATTAGGAACAAATAAGAAGCCCTAGAACCATCAGTAATGGTtgaaatgaaagcaaaaaataGATTTTGATTGCTCTTTGATATGGTACTCATCAACAATGCCCGGTTAAGAGAAGAACAAAATCACTTATTAGTGCTTGAACTGACGTTgagagagggagaaggagagaAGAATCGATGGACCCGATTACCTCCGCCATCGGAAGACCCCCAAGCGAGACACGGAGAGAACGAAAGCTCTTCGAATGCAATTCCGCGAAACGGCGGGCGGTTACACAGCGGACGCAACTAAATAGGAGATCAGGTCCATTGTGAGATGGAAACAATCTATCAAGCGTCAGAACGAATATTATAGCAATTGATGATAAGAAAAAGAGGCCCGTTATATAGGTCCTATGTGTAACTCGGGCCTTAAATTGGCCCGTTATATCGGCCATGGGGGGTAGAAGATCCATTAATAAATCAAGGTTAAGCTTCAGGACTTATTTCAAGTGGAGCTTAAACTTCCAATCAATGATGGTTAAATAATTTTCGCAATTGgcgatttattataaattttatcggGCCCTTTTTTAGCTAAATCATGTAACGTACTTATAGATCAGTTAGTCCGGTAAGATCATTTAGTCTAGTAAAGACTAATTTAATCCACTTAACTTGGTATGTTCAAAAAAGTAAAAGAggcaacataaataaataatttttcacgACTTTTACAGCTGGATATAATGAGGCGATGCGGCAAGACACGTCGATGAGGCACGAGTACCGTCCGATTCCTAAACGAGAGGCCATGCGGCCCATCGTTGCCGTCCATCACAGTGAACTCCACCGGGATCTTCGTAGGGATTCGAGGGAATAAACTCATCCGACGCACCATCAGAATGATACTCAACCATCAACGACACTGTTCCCCACCAGGTTGGTGACTCGCGAATAACAAGTGGGCCCCAAGGAGCAAACAGAAAACAGAGAGGTTATCTGGGGTGACGATCGACGGGTGCCGAGTTGTTTCGATGACAAAAGCCTCGCACAACGCCAATAAAACCAAGATTCGGCCGGTATTTATGAGAACGCCACTGTGAGTCCCGATCGGCTCCGCCGCCTAGTAGCGGAAATGGAGATCCATTGGTGGATTCGCTGCCAAATTTAGAAAAGCGCCTGTTGGATGATCGCCGACGACCCAAAATTTCCCGCCGCCGAGAACAGCGAGTGACGCTTCGAAGAAGAGAACAAGTAAATGATCCTTCTTTACGAGCTCAAAAAAAGAATAGAATTCGAGTGTGATTGATTATTCATCATCAACCGAGAATAAAtggatctaaaaataaaaaacgaAGGAAAAGAGGGatttttaagagctcttggatgcTTTGGTCGCTGCTGATGAAGCTAAGCTGCCACTAGCGGGGTTGTAGCCGTAGTAGGAGAGGTACCACTTGACGAATCGCTTTAGGACGGTCTCGAGGTTGGTGGCGGGACTGTAGCCGAGCTCGGCACGAGTTGTACTGATATTGGCGTGAGTGAAGGGAACGTCCCCATTGGACGGCATCTCCACCACGTTCCGCATTGCCTTCACCTTGAGGTGGCGCTCCAGGATGCGCACCAGCGTCGGCACCGTCAGCGGCGAGGTGTTGCCCAGGTTGTAGATGCGGTACTGCGCCGGGCCCCGCTTCTGGCCGCCGCTCCCGGTGCTTTTCTGTGCGGTGTCGAGGGAGGCGACCCAGCCCTTGACGACGTCAACGATGTAGGTGAAGTCGCGGGCGAGGTCGATGTGGTTCTTGCCGCGGTAGACGGTGATGGGCTTCCTGGAGGATGTTGCGGGTAAGGAGAAGTAGGCCATGTCGAGGCGTCCCCATGGCCCGTAGACGGTGAAGAAGCGGAGGCCCGTGATGGAGAGGCCGTAGATGTGACTGTCGGTGTGGGTGATCTCTTCGCCGGCCTTCTTCGTGGCCGCGTAGAGGGAGGCCGGGCGATCGGTGCGGTCCGACTCCGAGAAGGGCACCTCCTTGTTGAGGCCGTACACCGAGGACAACGACGCCCACACGACTGCCGGCTGCGGGTCCACGGATTTGCACGCCTCGAGAAGGGCGACGAGCCCCGCGATGTTGCTGCCGACGTACGATGACGGGTTCTCGATGGCGTAGCGCACGCCGGCCTGGGCTGCGAGGTGCATCACGTGGGTGAAGGGCACAACGTCGAAGAGCCTGGCGAGCAGGCGGGCGTCGTTGATGTCCCCCTCCACCACGAGCACGCCATGGGAGGCCAGCAGCGCCTTGCGGGCCTTCTTCAGCGACGGGTCGTAGTAGCTGTTAAAGTTGTCGAGCCCGACGACGCCCTCGCCGCGCTTGCGGAGGGCGAGGGAAACGTGCGTCCCGGCGAAGCATGCGGCGCCAGTGACGAGCACGGAGATGGCGCCGGGGCGGCGCGGGGTGGCGGAGGCCCGGATCTGTTTCTCCAAGCGCATCCCACCCCACGACGCACGGAAGTAGCTGGCGAAGCTCTCGAAGCTGAGGTAAGAGGCACTGAGCGCGATCAAGAACAGTGCCCAAAGGAACATGGTGCCGGTCGACGCGAAGCATCTGTGGAACTGGCGATTGATCGTGTGCGAACGCTCGATCTTCCCTTTCCCGGGCGTCGACGGAAGCAACTCATCTTCCATCAatcccatcttcttcttcttctcctcctcctcctctgctatCTTGCGATCGATCAATGGCGACGGCGTGGTTCGATGTGGCAGGGCAGCGAGACGAGAGTTACATGGGTGTCTGAGGAAATGCCTCTCGCTGCACCTGTTAAGAAGGGGTGAGAGGAAAGAGGAAGatataaataaaagggaagaaaggAGATGAGATAAGCAACTCCGCCGCCTGGATTTAAAAGAAACTCTATAATTAAAAATGTGATATTATTCTATAATAAATAGCGTTCAATACCCAAATGTGATCGAATCAAGATGCGATTAATAGGGATAACTCGTTGTTCCCTGTGTTGTTCATGGTGAGAATACCCAGTTAAAACTAGGAGTTAAACTCCTCTGCATTCATTCCAAATCATATCTTGCATGATTGTTACGTCTTTAGATATCTTCAGAATGGCAACGAAGACTTGGTTGTCATCACCACAAAGATACAGATAGCAGACAACTTCTTTCCATGAATCCTTCAGGCTACATAAACCGCTTAATTATAATAAGCATATGTACATCTCAAACCTCACAAATGCTCTTAGAGTTTTCCATGCAGCATATTGTCTGACAATATATGTAATGCATGTGTATACAGTAGCAAAGTAGATGCATTAGTTTTAGAAATTGGTCTCATGAAGTTCTGTTGTGAGATCAGAACTCCCTCTCAGGAAAGATATGTGGCGCAATAAGGGACCAGATGAAGAGAGATGCTGTTGCCCACCCGGTGATGATCCTGACCCACACAGAGGGCCACCCCACATCGACGAGCTTCCCACTTCCGCCAACCGAGGTGGACCAGCCAGTCAGAAGCATTGCTGAGTACATGCTTGCGAGAGAGAAGATGAGGTGGAAGAAGGCATATGAGTAGGAGACTGGCTTTGCCTCGTCCTTCTTTTTGTCTTCCTGTTCCTCTAGCTTGTCAAATGGGAGCAATGGCTTCTCCGATCCTACATTAGATTCATCATCAGAGCCAAAATCTAAACAGATAATACTACAGGTATGTTTAGGAGCTCGTTATTGATAACTGACCAGCACGAGGAGAACTTGGGGGAGAGATCAAAGTTGTCGAGGAGCCGGCACGAACAGCTGAGTATACAACAGAGAGCACAGTAGTAAGCAAGCCCAGTGTAAGACTCCCAGTTGAAACAGCTTTTGAATGGTTGTGGAGACCATTGCACTCATAATCCCTTGGTTCACTAGAAATACCACTATAGCAGAGGTAGGTGCAGTAAAGGGAAATAACTGATGCTGGCAACAAGCTGCCATTTACCTGCGCACATCAGAAGAAATGCACAGTTTGTACTTTCACCATTAATTGTATAAAGAATGAGCAATGAATGGTACAAACTTTGTCACTGTTGTTTAGCATGATGCCAGCGAGCAAGGATCATATCAACTGAGATTTCATAGATATCAAAAGACAAGTCTAGATGGATAAAGTCCATCAAATGAGAATTATGTGAATGACCAATGAGAAAATACTACTTTGGATAAATTCATCATGCAATGAGATTATTCCCTCAATTGGCGATGCGACATTGATCAATCATCACTACTGGGCATAACTGGTACAAATCTAAAatccatataaaaaaaataaaaagctcaAGAAAATGATATCAAAAGGATAAACATCTGCACAGTGCACATGATGATCAATATCTCTGATGGGAAATCTTGAATAAAAATTGACCTATCTTGAGGTAATTTTGTAGCAATACTCACACTGGTCTGCTAGTCCATTGGACTCTGAAAGATTATCCATGGAAACAACATGCAACCAGAATACATCAACTTTAGGTGACAATAtggttggaaaaaaaaaaaactggattTGAATTTGGGTCAAGCATACTATGTGGGATGGGTTCACCAAATGTGAATTGAAAATTAACTCTCATGATAAAATTTCCAATGTGTTCcgaaagattttcaaaacatacatcatttgttTCTTCTCAACATAATCATAGAGGTTTCTACAACCTTCAACAAGAAAAGCGTATGCATCAAAGTAAATATATATCACCTATTTTCCACAGAAAGTACAATTTCTAGTAACAAGTGTTCCAAAAAGAAGACATGTTTGTTAATTGAATTGAAAAATATATGTAGGCAAAAATATTATGTGGATTgtgaaaaagataaaaagaagaatCACATGAGTGACATTGAAGAATATTACATCATGTGACACATGAGACCACATAAAAGTAACATATACAAAAACTGACATATTTCTTTGAAATGCGAATTTGTTAACGTATGGTAAGTTATagacacattatatatatatatatatatatatatatatatatatatatatataaagcagcaTGCATACTTGCATACGTACCAAGGATTTAGATAACAATCTAATTTTCACAAACTTTTAGACAAGTATAAAACCAATAAATCAGGGACGATACAATGACACATTTATTATAGAAATGCAAGACCTAAATCTAACAAATAAACTTATTATATTTATACACAAAAGTCAATGCTCAatcaattaaatttaaaaaaaaatccaatagcATATCCATATGTTCAGTTATATAGTCATTAGTTCACAACACCAAATCAAAGTAACATTTAATATAGAACAAGTCTAAAATAAAGGGAATCCTAAGACACCCAAATATTTCCTCATGGATGCATGTGATCTAACTTTTGGGATCTGGAAAATAGAAAATAAACATATAACCAAACCAGATTTTGTGGCACATGCTAGCAAAATGAAGTACAAAGTAACTATCTTGCTCAGAATTTATAAACATTATTTTTGGTCCAACACATGCTTCACAAAATATATAAAAACATCAACAGTTCTTAGTATTtctgaaattatgtgttgaaccaaaaaaatttataagttttaaataaaataattattttgtgcTTAGTTTTGATATTATCATGTACATGTAAAGATGAGTTGAACAAAAAAGGACTTGCAAGCTTTAAACAAAATAGTTTTTGTGTATTTAATTTTGCTAATATATAAGCAGTTGGTTGTGGTTAATTCATATGTAACAAATAGCTACCCATTGACTTCTTACTGGGATTGAGGCGTTAATACTGACCCTGCTGCCATGTAGTTTGTCGACTTTACTGCTTATATCATTggggaaaataataaaaaaattaaaaggaaAGGTACAGCATGAAGCTGCTAGTCCACTGCCGATGATTGGTCAGGTGTGAAATCCAATGTAATATGTATTCTAAACCATGATATGTACTCATATCTCATATAATATTCCATGACATATTGTCCCTGCCCTTTATTCTAAATTTGACATCAGTGGATACATATAATGTATTATCCATGCCCTAAGTCTGCAGCCATGTTTCTATTAGAACGATAGCATGATATCTATAGTCAATGATAGTAAGACTCTTTGTTATTGATTACATATATAAGCAAAATATTCAAGTACCATATAACACCAAAGTAAGAAAAGGGAATCTCAAAGTTTGTCTTGAACACCAAAACAATATCTGAAACTACTTTTTTCCACCTAATAAGCTGAAAATTGTTAAGCCATATTAATCAGATCATGCAAAACAATAGACAAATCAATGAAATAAAACTTAAAGAACATAAAAGGTGCTCCAAACAAAAGAAAACACAGATTTACTATTCCCTAAAGCATAAAATTGAAACTTTCTTGCTACAttcaataccaccagaagaaaatATGTGagaaaagtcttgtttttaagCAATCTATAATCGGTCATAATTTAAAGATAATCTCTttaatgattcataaaagataCTAAGATTAGACCTTTGGATGCAATGCGACGAcagcaaaaacaaaaacaaaaatcaatGTCAGAACGATGAAAAAGGTGTTAAGTCCGCAATCATGTCCTGATGGAGTAAACCAGTGAAACAGCAGCCCTGTAAAGGAGAATGTTGCAACGTAGCAAACCAGCGAGACAATTAACAAAGCCATATACCTACAGCAGAAgacaaattttaataaaaatatgatttaaattCTGAAGTCCATATACAAATATTAGAACAAAAAAGAGAAACATACACACCAAAATTGCTCATCTTTTGAAACCCAGTTTTCATTCCATGCATGTACGAAATCCAGCAAGAGTACAACCTGAACGAGAAGAAATAATCCTGAACCGAACTTTGATATTGTCTCTGCAACAAAACAAGACATAAGTTCCAGATCAACAATCAAATGTAGAAtgctaaaaaagataaaatatagtcGTTGCAACTTAAGATAATCTACCTTAATCAAGAGACAGTATTAAAAATTTTGACTAAGAAAATAGTTTCTAAATATTATGACTAAAAAGATAGTTTCAGCATCAAGAAACTATATCCAATCTTGGCAAAGCTTCCGAACCCTCACCATAAAAGCTGACAATTCCATTGGGGACAAAGAACATGAGAAACACCACGATGCACCAGCAAACAATCTTGGCCATCCAACCACCATGGTGCAGCCGGTCACGCGGATCCTTCTGATCCTTGATTCCAATCATTAGAACAGCCAAGAGAGTAAAGAACAAGAAATTCCCCAGGCTGACACGAAGCACAGCGTCGGTCTCAAACCACTCCCTATCGGGCGTCTTACGGAAGTGATTAATCCCTGCACGCAAACGTCCAAAAGATCAAAGTTAGGATCAGAGGAATAGATCGAATTGTAGATGCGAGAAAGATAATAAATCTCATCCAAATTGGACGTAATAAGAAACGGAGGGCGAAGGGCTTACAAGGGAGGGACTCCATAAGGGGAGCGGCGACCTCGCGGAGGACCCAGGAGACGACGAGGGAGAGGGCAAAGAGGCCGCAGTAGGCGATGCGGGCGGAGCGGCGGCTGATTCCTCCGACGACCGACCGGCACGCCTCGCAGGCGCAGGCGGCGCAGCAAGAGGCGAGGCACGAGGCTGCCCACATCTTGTGTTCTGCTTCTTCTGCGAGATCGATAGGGAAGGAAGCCCTAAATCGCGAGACCTGGGAAACCGTATAGGACGGAAGAGGGGAGGGATTGGGGGAAAAGAAAGTCTACTACTACGGAGGGAGGAGTCAGACGACGGCAACTCCGTCAAAAgtcgatgatatttttattaaaagacaATGGATTCTTACACAAATATCCTCGTTCAGTTTCCAAATAGCTAATTTACCCTTTTAAGTATTTTGTTTATGTTTTATTACTTAATTCGGTGAGTAcggtttttttttcaaaaataataaaattttattacttAATTATGTCAGTACTAAAAGAAGTACTCTTctcattcaatatatatatatatatatatatatatatatatatatatatatatatatatatatatatatatagagagagagagagagagagagagacaaacaaTTTAGAATAGTCGTAAGCATCTCTACAAAGATTCATAATATGCGACGTTTGGTTATCTTTACGAAGAAATCAATTACAAGTTTTGTgtctattttaatataaattttaagagAACGAAATGGTATAGCATTTACAACTAAATTTCTTTTTCTAGCTTGGGAAAGAGTAGAAGCTTATGATTTCTTTTGAACAACATGAATGATAGTATTGATGGGCAATAGAAGGCTCTCCTAGAAGATATCATGACaccttttttttatatcaaaagtATGTCTACTAGTGGATCTAAGAAAgaaattttcatgatatgatagaaagattttttttattggcATACAAGTGTAAGAAAATGTCATCGATAAATATGAGATAGTAATTTTgctcttatttttaaaattaaaaggtataattttgttagaTATGTTTACTTTATTAAATAAAGAGAATAAGACTCGAGCAACCATCAGAGGAGATCACCATCTTTGGTCCTCTCTCATTCACCTAAAATAAGAAGATAGGAGAATTGTTGATCAAAcatgcataaataaataaaaaaaagtgatACAATATTCAATCCACTTTTTGAAcatactaagaaatttaaaaagattAAGAGTTTTGCTCATAGTAGTGAGAAAAGACTACCAAAGATTTTTTCAATATCAacctttttttatcataatataaggATTTTCACttttagaattaaaaaaaaaaattaagccaTCTTTTAGGCCACCAAAATATTATAACGAATGCTACAACTATGAATGAAATTGGATTGTTCAAAGGGACCAGATCAGGCAAAGTGAAATAAGTTTGAAGGCTATAATAAAATTCAGATATTGACATTTAGGGATAAAAATGATGAGTTTGGATCCAACTAGTAGGAAGAGTGTCAttgatataaaaattaattaaaaatagcaACGACTTTTACAGTCTCCTATACTTCGTTTAAGCAAAAAGGGCTTAGAGAGAGCATTGTATTAAGAAGAATTGAGAGCAGCATTATTCCCAAGAATTTTCATAAAAATTAACAAATTCAACTAAGGTTAGTCATAAAATTGTCTACCCCTAATAGATATGAGGTTATACTAATATCTAATATTTCATTTGATCAAAATCATTAGTCAAATGAGATTTTGTCTTGGACCATCATTTTAGATTAATTTATTGAAGGTTTGACATTGATTACTTTTAAAGTAAGAGACTTTTATGAGGTGAGATTCAGTAAGGCCAACTATATAGTCTTTAGTttctaatataaaaattttaaaattaatgctAGAGTGATGttgttcattttattttatttggaaaGAAATCTTTCCATTTTACAAATAATTTTTAGAGAAAACAGTGGATGGATTatccaaaaataattataatcagAGGAGTCCAAGAACCAGACATTTTAGATAAACCCTtaacttatttttttaattatttattaaaaaaatatatttatgtcgATCATGAAAATAgggttaaaataataaaataaataaagattagcCTTAAACGTgacaaataatattttcaatctaGATCggttggattttaatgatgatgatgaagatgatgagagAGATTAAATATTGTAATAATACTCTCTATGTAAGAAGAATTAGAATGACTAAAATGAACGTAGGAGAATGAAATAAATTTTGTaataaataagtttaaaattttagAGTATAATACATAATTGACTCTTAGGGTAGTATAGAGAAGAATGAGAAACAATAAGAGAAGGAAGAaaggggaggggaggaggagaagataaCAGAAGGGGGTTGCGgctagagaagagaagagaatgcTACGACtgtgaaagagaagggaagaatagaGAAAAGAGAAGGGAAAATAAGATATAGAAGTTTATAAATTTGTTATGTTTTCTCTCTATTTTGacgtatatttttatatttttattatgcatATGTTATGTTATATAATTAtgcttactaaaaaaaaaaatatgatttgagaTTTATCGTTAACTATTTTATatgaataattttaaaatattatatacgtGACATGACGTATACTCATCttattaaaattataaagattTATACTTATCGAGTGATTAGTCGTTATAAATCTTATTTTAtagttaaaatttttaattatttattataaatcttattttaaaagatattgatATCCCACCTAAATAATTGGATATGAAAATGGATATGAAAACGAACAGCCTATGTCAATACAAATATAGACGGATATCATGTCAACATTTcatgtataaaaattttagatatgTTATGTTTGAGTTTTCTCTTGGTTAGATATTATAGTTATATACAGGtgtcaaaattataaaaaaaaatattattattttgtttagtatattaatatattttattttaaaattatatattttttattagaaaTACATATGACATTTTACTTTAGTCAATATAAATAGAATTAGTAATAGAATATTACATGGTTCGACTAGTGACCCAAAAGGTTCGATTATGATAGCTACAGTAAAAAAGATAAACtaggaaaagaaaattaaattttcgaTTGTTATTAAGCCACGTCAGCCATGCTGCGTATCATGCATGGACGGACCGTGCTACGGAACGGCATGACGACCAAACTCGAAACGTTATTTGACTCCAGTTAATTGCGCCTGTTCCCGCTAACCCCCCACCCCACTTTGCATGGCCGTGCGCCGCCACCACAAGGCCCTCTACCTCGGCCTCATCTCTGCCGCCACCACCCTTCACCACCTCGACCAGATTCTCGCCCACTCCATCGTCACCGGCTATCACCCTGACCTCATCACCGCTACCGCCCTCCTCCGCCGCGTTTCCGACCTTGGTGGCACCGCCGCCGCCCCCCGCGCCCTCCGCCTCTTCTCCTCCGTTCCCGACCCTGATCTCTTCCTCCTCAACGTCCTCCTCCGCTCTCTCCCACCCTCCACTGCCCTccccctcctctcctccctcccccGCCATCACCCCCACCTGCGCCCCAACACTTTCACCTACGCTGCCGTCGCCTCCGCTGCTTCTAACCACCCCGAGGCCGCCCCTCCACTCCACGCCCGTATCATCGTCGATGGCTTCGCCAATGACCTCTTCGTTGCCTCCTCACTCGCCGATCTCTACCTCAACTCATCACAGGTCTCCCTGGCGGAGAAGGTGTTTGATGGAATTCCTGACCCGGATACCGTTCTTTGGAACACGCTTATCTCCGGATTGGTAAAAAACTGCTCCTTTTCAAGAGCGGGGAGCGTCTTCCAGCGAATGGTAGCGTCCAACAGTGCCAGGTTCGATTCAACCACCTTGGCGGTCGTCCTCCCTGCAGCAGCAGAGCTCCAAGATCCGAACTTGGGGACGCTGGTGCATTGCTTGGGCATCAAACTGGGGTTGGCATCTCCTCCGCATGTCGTCACAGGGTTGATATCCATGTACTCCAAGTGCGGTGACATCCCTGCCGCAGAGTTCTTGTTTGAGGAGATAGAATACCCGGATTTGATTGCATA contains the following coding sequences:
- the LOC135641052 gene encoding UDP-glucuronate 4-epimerase 1-like, whose protein sequence is MGLMEDELLPSTPGKGKIERSHTINRQFHRCFASTGTMFLWALFLIALSASYLSFESFASYFRASWGGMRLEKQIRASATPRRPGAISVLVTGAACFAGTHVSLALRKRGEGVVGLDNFNSYYDPSLKKARKALLASHGVLVVEGDINDARLLARLFDVVPFTHVMHLAAQAGVRYAIENPSSYVGSNIAGLVALLEACKSVDPQPAVVWASLSSVYGLNKEVPFSESDRTDRPASLYAATKKAGEEITHTDSHIYGLSITGLRFFTVYGPWGRLDMAYFSLPATSSRKPITVYRGKNHIDLARDFTYIVDVVKGWVASLDTAQKSTGSGGQKRGPAQYRIYNLGNTSPLTVPTLVRILERHLKVKAMRNVVEMPSNGDVPFTHANISTTRAELGYSPATNLETVLKRFVKWYLSYYGYNPASGSLASSAATKASKSS
- the LOC103970992 gene encoding uncharacterized protein LOC103970992; this translates as MWAASCLASCCAACACEACRSVVGGISRRSARIAYCGLFALSLVVSWVLREVAAPLMESLPWINHFRKTPDREWFETDAVLRVSLGNFLFFTLLAVLMIGIKDQKDPRDRLHHGGWMAKIVCWCIVVFLMFFVPNGIVSFYETISKFGSGLFLLVQVVLLLDFVHAWNENWVSKDEQFWYMALLIVSLVCYVATFSFTGLLFHWFTPSGHDCGLNTFFIVLTLIFVFVFAVVALHPKVNGSLLPASVISLYCTYLCYSGISSEPRDYECNGLHNHSKAVSTGSLTLGLLTTVLSVVYSAVRAGSSTTLISPPSSPRAGSEKPLLPFDKLEEQEDKKKDEAKPVSYSYAFFHLIFSLASMYSAMLLTGWSTSVGGSGKLVDVGWPSVWVRIITGWATASLFIWSLIAPHIFPEREF